In Zingiber officinale cultivar Zhangliang chromosome 11B, Zo_v1.1, whole genome shotgun sequence, a single window of DNA contains:
- the LOC122034120 gene encoding uncharacterized protein LOC122034120: MGNCIRLQKPLTWVDEDDDDWGLEELKLSRKHQEQAPTTDTEEKTKAAVKSTEIKIKISKKQLEELLRQADAEGLPLLQVLSAFVEPESHWRPKLQTIPE, translated from the coding sequence ATGGGCAATTGCATCCGTTTGCAGAAGCCGCTGACATGGGTCGACGAAGATGACGACGACTGGGGATTGGAGGAGCTCAAGCTCTCAAGAAAGCACCAAGAGCAGGCGCCAACAACCGATACGGAGGAGAAGACGAAGGCCGCCGTGAAGTCGACGGAGATCAAGATCAAGATCAGCAAGAAGCAACTGGAAGAGTTGCTGCGGCAGGCCGACGCCGAGGGCTTGCCGCTGCTGCAAGTTCTCTCTGCCTTCGTCGAGCCCGAGAGTCATTGGAGGCCGAAGCTACAGACCATACCGGAGTAG